A genome region from Halorussus pelagicus includes the following:
- a CDS encoding VOC family protein, with protein sequence MANDRRPADDFEVTSDLPDSPMHTTGTDHVTLIGSNAEDTIEFYRDLLGMPLVLRQPNLDDPSQTHLFFDSGDGRIVTFFVNDERDSDPRPQRTGVGGVHHLSFSIDPERFVEIREALEDAGRGYNEFDRGIFHSLYTQDHNGLVIELSTDKWAIPDDRRGEVLATAQRIREEDGADFAEERHLEAALDELGIDAEKFDLPDASAGAGV encoded by the coding sequence ATGGCAAACGACCGCCGACCGGCAGACGACTTCGAAGTCACCTCCGACCTCCCGGACAGTCCGATGCACACGACCGGAACCGACCACGTCACCCTCATCGGGAGCAACGCCGAGGACACCATCGAGTTCTATCGGGACCTGTTGGGCATGCCGCTGGTCCTCCGGCAACCAAACTTAGACGACCCCTCCCAGACGCACCTGTTTTTCGACTCGGGCGACGGCCGCATCGTCACGTTCTTCGTGAACGACGAGCGCGACTCGGACCCTCGGCCCCAGCGAACGGGCGTCGGCGGGGTACATCACCTCTCGTTTAGCATCGACCCCGAGCGATTCGTGGAGATACGCGAAGCCCTCGAAGACGCGGGCCGGGGGTACAACGAGTTCGACAGGGGCATCTTCCACTCGCTGTACACGCAGGACCACAACGGTCTCGTCATCGAACTCTCGACGGACAAGTGGGCGATTCCGGACGACCGGAGAGGAGAGGTGCTGGCGACGGCCCAGCGCATCCGCGAGGAGGACGGCGCGGACTTCGCCGAGGAGCGCCACCTCGAAGCGGCGCTGGACGAACTCGGTATCGACGCCGAGAAGTTCGACCTGCCGGACGCGTCGGCGGGCGCTGGCGTGTAG
- a CDS encoding DUF7504 family protein, with the protein MCGEQGKGSPEAVARFRHRLADLKRNGCNVLLVGTDALDAACERLLGESSAGPRYRLFVTSDARPPTAYARLQSAQSGAYSDEAAVVNWQTDVRSGSATDDASLGGDSLDGPAGVRNASDSSLRHVTVESDDLREFGTAIEETIERFDAKTGGFSPAELRLCFDSLVPLVADYEERDVRRFLLGLTETVERFDGMAHYHLPARYDSETVESVEALFDAVVEVRRGEEEIEQRWHLSESEMATDWLAL; encoded by the coding sequence ATGTGTGGGGAGCAAGGAAAGGGGAGTCCGGAAGCGGTAGCCAGATTTCGACATCGACTCGCGGACCTCAAGCGCAACGGGTGTAACGTGTTGCTCGTCGGCACCGACGCGCTGGACGCCGCCTGCGAGCGTCTGCTCGGCGAGTCGAGCGCTGGACCGCGCTATCGCCTGTTCGTGACCAGCGACGCGAGACCGCCGACCGCCTACGCGAGGTTGCAGTCGGCCCAGTCAGGAGCGTACAGCGACGAGGCCGCGGTCGTGAACTGGCAGACCGATGTTCGCAGTGGGAGTGCGACCGACGACGCCTCGCTCGGGGGCGACTCCTTGGACGGCCCGGCAGGCGTGCGCAACGCCTCGGACTCGTCGCTCCGGCACGTCACCGTCGAGAGCGACGACCTGCGGGAATTCGGGACGGCTATCGAGGAGACTATCGAGCGGTTCGACGCCAAAACGGGTGGCTTCTCGCCCGCGGAGCTACGGCTCTGTTTCGATTCGCTCGTCCCGCTAGTCGCCGATTACGAGGAGCGAGACGTTCGCCGGTTTTTGCTCGGCCTGACCGAGACCGTCGAGCGATTCGACGGGATGGCCCACTACCACCTCCCCGCGCGCTACGACTCCGAGACGGTCGAATCGGTCGAGGCGCTGTTCGACGCGGTCGTCGAAGTTCGGCGCGGCGAAGAGGAGATCGAACAGCGGTGGCACCTCTCGGAGTCCGAGATGGCGACCGACTGGCTCGCGCTGTAG
- a CDS encoding HFX_2341 family transcriptional regulator domain-containing protein: MQTIDEVHIAALGYEYDRIVGPVREHNVDILYLLEHDDPGEGPDYHDDLRAELDDFGVEIRSRSVDVFDIYDVLGVVTTLTADHTEDIVRVNVSSGSKLSAVGAAIACMATDATAYYVHPTDYPAADRRERQSYGYAGDEVLPSYPIESPTTDQVAVMDFLAETNTETYTVKKKDIIEYAEEQGLAFVADNDPANDKAKFALLNANIVEPLLEDGYVEIEDVGRRKQVVLTDTGSDALRAFRHKLRDR, encoded by the coding sequence ATGCAGACGATAGACGAGGTTCACATCGCCGCGCTCGGCTACGAGTACGACCGCATCGTCGGTCCCGTCCGCGAACACAACGTCGATATTCTCTACCTGCTCGAACACGACGACCCAGGAGAGGGTCCCGACTACCACGACGACCTGCGCGCGGAGTTGGACGACTTCGGCGTCGAAATCCGCTCGCGGAGCGTGGACGTGTTCGACATCTACGACGTGCTGGGCGTCGTGACGACCCTGACAGCCGACCACACCGAAGACATCGTTCGCGTGAACGTCTCCAGCGGGTCGAAGCTCTCGGCGGTCGGCGCGGCCATCGCCTGCATGGCCACCGACGCGACGGCCTACTACGTCCACCCGACGGACTACCCCGCGGCCGACCGCCGCGAGCGCCAGAGCTACGGCTACGCGGGCGACGAGGTGCTTCCGTCCTACCCAATCGAGTCGCCCACGACCGACCAAGTCGCGGTGATGGACTTCCTCGCGGAGACGAACACCGAGACCTACACCGTGAAAAAGAAAGACATCATCGAGTACGCCGAAGAGCAGGGGCTGGCGTTCGTCGCCGACAACGACCCCGCCAACGACAAGGCGAAGTTCGCGCTCCTGAACGCCAACATCGTCGAACCCCTGCTCGAAGACGGCTACGTCGAAATCGAGGATGTGGGGCGGCGCAAACAGGTCGTTCTCACCGACACCGGGAGCGACGCTCTCCGCGCGTTCCGCCACAAACTCCGCGACCGCTAA
- a CDS encoding HVO_2753 family zinc finger protein — translation MSQSKQKQARRCVSCGINISGTNAASFKCPDCGQQIYRCAKCRKQSNLYECPDCGFMGP, via the coding sequence ATGAGTCAGTCGAAACAAAAGCAGGCGCGACGATGCGTCTCCTGTGGGATTAACATCTCCGGGACGAACGCGGCGTCGTTCAAGTGCCCCGACTGCGGACAACAGATTTACCGCTGTGCGAAGTGCCGCAAGCAGAGCAACCTCTACGAGTGCCCCGACTGCGGATTCATGGGACCGTAA
- a CDS encoding RAD55 family ATPase has translation MPRRLSTGIDVLDRKLDGGLPKGSVVALSAPPASQAELLLYEFTAARQTLYLSTDRDEAAVAEALERAPGHTGSPDVRRVPGDAPLDHSQRLFRRLPEDSNLIVDPVDLLEDCDEDRYRNFLNDLQNHLHNTDGVAFLHCLDGRSVSDTRDVTEHIADVVFQLHTEYSGDTVETRLAVPKFRGGRALPETIKLELAESVRIDTSRDIA, from the coding sequence GTGCCACGGCGTCTCTCGACCGGCATCGACGTGTTAGACAGAAAACTCGACGGGGGGCTACCGAAGGGGAGCGTCGTCGCGCTCTCGGCACCGCCCGCGAGTCAGGCCGAGCTACTACTCTACGAGTTCACCGCCGCGCGCCAGACGCTGTACCTCTCGACCGACCGCGACGAGGCGGCCGTCGCCGAGGCGCTGGAGCGCGCGCCGGGACACACCGGGTCGCCCGACGTGCGCCGCGTCCCCGGCGACGCGCCGCTGGACCACTCCCAGCGGCTCTTCCGGCGTCTCCCCGAGGACTCGAACCTCATCGTGGACCCGGTGGACCTGCTGGAGGACTGCGACGAGGACCGGTATCGGAACTTCCTCAACGACCTTCAGAACCACCTCCACAACACCGACGGCGTCGCCTTCCTCCACTGCCTCGACGGTCGCAGCGTGTCCGACACCCGCGACGTGACCGAACACATCGCCGACGTGGTGTTTCAGCTTCACACCGAGTATTCGGGCGACACGGTCGAGACGCGCCTCGCAGTGCCGAAGTTCCGGGGCGGCCGCGCGCTCCCCGAGACGATCAAACTCGAACTCGCGGAGTCGGTCCGTATCGACACGAGTCGGGACATCGCGTGA
- a CDS encoding ABC transporter substrate-binding protein: MTPNQSSNTRPRDSSVGRSRRAFLGTAGTVAVGVGLAGCTGSAPKAEGSSAERTLQMVGSSIRTLDPAAANDSESTTVISQLFDGLAHYPKGDLDPELLLADDHSVSDDGTVHTFELHPEATFSDGRPVRADDVVYSFERVAASENSTSASDLLDVLGVEHETRTVETGDGTAEEYDPGTLGVEAVDDQTVEIHLTEPFHAALGVLAYPSFGIVPEGVVGDVPGYDGEMSQDEFATENPIGAGPFTLKNWQKDVEYAVSARDDYYGDGPYVAGIHWQVTSDPAAAYTYATNENADIFWVPSGTFDSSLVSIETTDEKGRNVGTYGPLPENGRTIQYLQVPLTWTYYIGFNTEQVEKPVRQAIAYVLNQQTQIAEVHDGRGSSAAHITPPNLYPGGNAAYRDDAEAYPYNLTESRFEDAKAVLADAGYGPENPTEVRLTVYEGEAWNETATLLRDKLASVGVDLTVEQTTFASIAERGRNGELDAFSYGWTMDYPSPDTFLKILYPPTSEDYFFRWGGTSAADRAERAWERVLDNSSGSESDRQARTEAYREMERANWEDVVALPVYHPIGEGFYYDWVDVAKTGAAGFSKHKYNHAKVGKRE, translated from the coding sequence ATGACACCTAATCAGTCCTCCAACACGCGTCCCCGCGACAGTTCTGTCGGTCGGTCCCGCCGCGCGTTTCTGGGCACCGCCGGGACCGTCGCGGTCGGCGTCGGTCTGGCGGGTTGTACCGGGAGCGCACCGAAAGCCGAAGGCTCGTCCGCCGAGCGGACGCTCCAGATGGTCGGCAGTTCCATCCGGACGCTCGACCCCGCGGCGGCGAACGACTCGGAGTCAACCACCGTCATCTCGCAGTTGTTCGACGGGTTGGCCCACTACCCGAAGGGCGACCTCGATCCCGAGTTGCTACTCGCCGACGACCACAGCGTCTCCGACGACGGGACGGTCCACACCTTCGAGTTGCACCCCGAAGCGACGTTCTCCGACGGGCGACCCGTTCGGGCCGACGACGTGGTCTACTCCTTCGAGCGCGTCGCCGCCTCCGAGAACTCCACGTCGGCGAGCGACCTCCTCGACGTTCTGGGCGTCGAACACGAGACTCGGACGGTCGAAACCGGCGACGGTACCGCCGAGGAGTACGACCCAGGAACGCTCGGCGTCGAGGCGGTGGACGACCAAACTGTCGAGATACACCTGACCGAACCGTTCCACGCCGCGCTGGGCGTGCTGGCCTACCCCTCCTTCGGCATAGTCCCGGAGGGCGTCGTCGGCGACGTACCGGGCTACGACGGCGAGATGAGCCAAGACGAGTTCGCCACCGAAAACCCCATTGGCGCGGGTCCCTTCACGCTGAAGAACTGGCAGAAGGACGTGGAGTACGCCGTCTCGGCGCGCGACGACTACTACGGCGACGGCCCGTACGTCGCCGGGATTCACTGGCAGGTCACGAGCGACCCCGCGGCTGCGTACACCTACGCCACCAACGAGAACGCCGACATCTTCTGGGTCCCCAGTGGGACGTTCGATTCGAGTCTCGTCTCCATCGAGACCACCGACGAGAAGGGACGGAACGTCGGCACCTACGGGCCGCTCCCCGAAAACGGCAGGACGATTCAGTACCTGCAAGTCCCGCTGACGTGGACCTACTACATCGGATTCAACACCGAGCAGGTCGAGAAACCGGTCCGGCAGGCCATCGCCTACGTCCTGAACCAGCAGACCCAGATAGCGGAAGTCCACGACGGCCGCGGGTCGAGCGCGGCCCACATCACGCCGCCCAACCTCTACCCCGGCGGCAACGCGGCGTATCGAGACGACGCCGAGGCGTACCCCTACAACCTCACCGAGTCGCGCTTCGAGGACGCCAAGGCGGTCCTCGCGGACGCTGGCTACGGTCCAGAGAACCCCACGGAGGTCCGACTCACGGTCTACGAGGGCGAGGCGTGGAACGAGACGGCGACGCTCCTCCGGGATAAACTGGCCAGCGTGGGCGTCGATTTAACCGTCGAGCAGACCACGTTCGCATCTATCGCCGAGCGCGGTCGGAACGGCGAACTCGACGCCTTCTCCTACGGGTGGACGATGGACTACCCCTCGCCCGACACGTTCCTCAAGATTCTCTACCCGCCCACCTCCGAGGACTACTTCTTCCGGTGGGGCGGCACGTCCGCGGCCGACCGAGCGGAGCGCGCGTGGGAGCGTGTCCTCGACAACTCGTCGGGGAGCGAGAGCGACCGACAAGCGCGGACCGAGGCCTACCGCGAGATGGAGCGCGCCAACTGGGAGGACGTAGTCGCACTCCCCGTCTACCACCCCATCGGCGAGGGGTTCTACTACGACTGGGTGGACGTGGCCAAAACCGGCGCGGCCGGGTTCTCGAAGCACAAGTACAACCACGCGAAAGTCGGCAAGCGCGAGTAA
- a CDS encoding HEWD family protein, translating into MVELDPPDERECQQCGRRDVWDADATTWRIDGQERIGNPHCIHEWDINGAYRPVRE; encoded by the coding sequence ATGGTCGAACTGGACCCGCCGGACGAACGGGAGTGTCAGCAGTGCGGTCGTCGGGACGTGTGGGACGCCGATGCGACGACGTGGCGAATCGACGGCCAAGAGCGAATCGGGAACCCTCACTGCATCCACGAGTGGGACATCAACGGCGCGTATCGCCCGGTTCGGGAGTAG
- a CDS encoding aldehyde dehydrogenase family protein has protein sequence MSQQPLQRRERLYIDGEWLDADDVLEVTDLADGGSFAQVAAASPEQADDALAAAERVQSELRETTIPQRADWLDAIADGLLDRKEELAEVIVREAGKPISSARGEVESAAERFRRAKEEVRSLKGEFREGTTAGHEGWEAIVKHEPMGTVLAITPYNYPVATTALSVAPAIATGNAVILKPASDTPVSAAILAAVISELDMPDGAFNFVPGRGSVIGDVLSGDDRIDVISMTGSSGAGKHVAKESGMVNLHMELGGNAPAVVFPDADLADVAGQCAKGSFKYAGQRCSAVSRVLAHESVHDEVVDLLEAEMDSWQPGDLFEEETTMGPLINEGQAEWVEELVEDAVEKGADLVRGGERDGTEFEPTLLANVPHDARIVHEEQFGPVAVVTTFEDEEQALDIANHGDLALDASVFTSDYDRAMDLSDRLDAGAVRINGAPSHGLGDIPFGGNKSSGIGRQGLHTTIEEMVRKKSIIL, from the coding sequence ATGTCCCAACAACCACTCCAGCGTCGAGAGCGCCTCTACATCGACGGCGAATGGCTCGACGCCGACGACGTTCTCGAAGTCACCGACCTCGCGGACGGCGGTTCGTTCGCGCAGGTCGCGGCCGCCAGTCCCGAGCAGGCCGACGACGCGCTCGCCGCGGCCGAGCGCGTCCAATCGGAACTGCGCGAGACGACCATTCCTCAGCGCGCCGACTGGCTCGACGCCATCGCCGACGGACTGCTTGACCGCAAGGAGGAACTCGCGGAGGTCATCGTCCGCGAGGCTGGCAAACCCATCTCCTCGGCCCGCGGCGAGGTCGAGTCCGCCGCCGAGCGATTCCGACGCGCGAAAGAGGAAGTCCGCTCGCTGAAGGGCGAGTTCCGCGAGGGCACCACCGCCGGACACGAGGGCTGGGAGGCCATCGTCAAGCACGAACCGATGGGCACGGTGCTGGCCATCACGCCGTACAACTACCCGGTGGCGACCACCGCGCTCTCGGTCGCGCCTGCGATTGCCACCGGGAACGCCGTCATCCTCAAGCCCGCGAGCGACACGCCGGTCAGCGCGGCGATTCTCGCCGCCGTGATTTCGGAACTCGACATGCCGGACGGCGCGTTCAACTTCGTGCCGGGCCGGGGGAGCGTCATCGGCGACGTGCTCTCGGGCGACGACCGAATCGACGTTATCTCGATGACCGGCTCCAGCGGAGCGGGCAAGCACGTCGCCAAGGAGAGCGGCATGGTGAACCTCCACATGGAACTCGGCGGGAACGCTCCGGCCGTGGTCTTCCCCGACGCCGACTTGGCCGACGTGGCTGGCCAGTGCGCCAAGGGGTCGTTCAAGTACGCCGGTCAGCGCTGTTCGGCCGTGAGCAGGGTGCTGGCCCACGAGTCGGTTCACGACGAGGTCGTGGACCTGCTCGAAGCCGAGATGGATAGCTGGCAACCCGGCGACCTCTTCGAGGAGGAGACCACGATGGGACCGCTCATCAACGAGGGGCAGGCCGAGTGGGTCGAGGAACTGGTCGAGGACGCCGTCGAGAAGGGTGCCGACCTCGTGCGCGGCGGCGAGCGCGACGGCACGGAGTTCGAACCGACCCTGCTGGCGAACGTGCCCCACGACGCCCGCATCGTCCACGAGGAGCAGTTCGGCCCGGTCGCGGTCGTCACGACCTTCGAGGACGAGGAGCAGGCCCTCGACATCGCCAACCACGGCGACCTCGCGCTCGACGCCTCGGTGTTCACCAGCGACTACGACCGCGCGATGGACCTGAGCGACCGGTTGGACGCCGGTGCGGTCCGCATCAACGGCGCTCCGAGCCACGGTCTCGGCGACATCCCGTTCGGCGGGAACAAGTCCTCGGGCATCGGTCGGCAGGGCCTGCACACGACCATCGAGGAGATGGTCCGCAAGAAGAGCATCATACTGTAG
- a CDS encoding MinD/ParA family ATP-binding protein has protein sequence MLAVAGGKGGAGKTTTTLGLAAALGRQRRRVVAVDADREMPDLHAMAGVARTPGLDAVAEGWPPDLVAGSADRPTAGIDVLPAGTGPPSAGSAANDDTRPRASVPLARVRGVADAVLLDCPAGAGPDAVAPLRAADAAVVVTTTDPACLRDAAKTAAMARELDAPVAGAVVSRADETPAGIERLLDCPVLGVVPDAGIDSRTDGVESGVGPLDDERVRTAHDRIVSVLQPKYL, from the coding sequence ATGCTCGCCGTCGCCGGAGGGAAGGGAGGTGCCGGGAAAACGACCACGACGCTCGGTCTCGCGGCCGCGCTCGGCCGCCAACGCAGGCGCGTCGTCGCGGTGGACGCCGACCGGGAGATGCCCGACCTGCACGCGATGGCCGGGGTCGCGCGAACGCCCGGTCTCGACGCCGTCGCAGAGGGGTGGCCCCCCGACCTCGTCGCCGGGAGCGCCGACCGCCCGACCGCAGGAATTGACGTTCTCCCGGCGGGGACCGGCCCGCCGTCGGCCGGGTCCGCGGCCAACGACGACACACGACCCCGCGCGTCGGTCCCGCTGGCGCGCGTTCGAGGCGTTGCCGACGCCGTTCTGCTTGACTGCCCCGCGGGCGCGGGACCGGACGCCGTGGCACCGCTCCGGGCGGCCGACGCCGCGGTGGTCGTGACGACGACCGACCCCGCCTGCCTGCGCGACGCCGCGAAGACGGCCGCGATGGCGCGCGAACTCGACGCGCCGGTCGCGGGCGCAGTCGTCTCGCGCGCCGACGAGACTCCGGCGGGCATCGAGCGACTGCTGGACTGTCCGGTCCTCGGCGTCGTGCCCGACGCCGGAATCGACTCGCGCACCGACGGCGTCGAGAGTGGCGTCGGACCGCTCGACGACGAAAGAGTTCGGACCGCACACGACCGTATCGTGTCAGTGCTTCAGCCCAAATACTTATGA
- a CDS encoding carbon-nitrogen hydrolase family protein: MAVADLDVAANLATIEERVAALPPEVDVALFPEYALTGFVADERVREVALARDGETLERLRAVAAETDTALLVGFVERAEASGADAGEASDAGEAYYNATAYLDPHGEGEAVGERGRPVETTIYRKRHLWANESEVLVPGDERVTVETPVGTAALLTCYDLNFVGESAAFATPDVDALFVGGAWPAAHSQNWKLLLRARALDGVRWVVGAGRTGQSTVGDPTEYAGRSRVVRPDGSVQAGLNRGERDLVARLDPAVLAECREFIPVLED, encoded by the coding sequence ATAGCCGTCGCCGACCTCGACGTGGCCGCAAATCTGGCGACTATCGAGGAGCGCGTCGCCGCTCTTCCGCCGGAAGTCGATGTCGCGCTCTTCCCCGAGTACGCGCTGACGGGGTTCGTCGCCGACGAGCGCGTCCGCGAGGTCGCGCTGGCCCGTGACGGCGAGACGCTGGAGCGTCTGCGCGCGGTCGCGGCCGAGACCGACACCGCGCTCCTCGTCGGCTTCGTCGAGCGCGCGGAGGCGTCCGGCGCGGACGCTGGCGAAGCGTCCGACGCGGGCGAGGCGTACTACAACGCGACGGCGTACCTTGACCCTCACGGCGAGGGTGAAGCGGTCGGAGAGAGGGGCCGACCCGTCGAGACCACCATCTACCGCAAGCGCCACCTCTGGGCGAACGAGTCCGAAGTCCTCGTGCCCGGCGACGAGCGCGTCACGGTCGAGACGCCGGTCGGCACCGCGGCCCTGCTGACCTGCTACGACCTCAACTTCGTCGGCGAGAGCGCGGCGTTCGCAACGCCCGACGTGGACGCGCTGTTCGTCGGCGGCGCGTGGCCCGCGGCCCACAGCCAAAACTGGAAACTCCTCCTGCGCGCTCGCGCGCTCGACGGCGTTCGGTGGGTGGTCGGCGCGGGTCGGACCGGGCAAAGTACGGTCGGCGACCCGACGGAGTACGCCGGGCGCTCGCGGGTCGTCCGCCCCGACGGGAGCGTACAGGCGGGTCTGAACCGCGGCGAGCGGGACTTGGTGGCGAGGTTGGACCCCGCGGTGCTGGCGGAGTGTCGGGAGTTCATTCCGGTTTTGGAGGACTGA
- a CDS encoding FKBP-type peptidyl-prolyl cis-trans isomerase yields MSEEQEADVADDENADVEDESNEGLQQGDFVRLDYTARTVEDGDIVDTTDPEVAEEEGLDEEEREFEPRTIVLGEGHIFESVEDAVIGEEIGHSGNTTIPAEEAFGEYDNDEVRTVSANKIPEDDRYPGAHVDVDGEHGHVETIIGGRARVDFNHPLAGEDIEYDYEIVGEVEDRVEQAQGLISMYLDADLDMWIQTDEVEEETVVESDDEDEDAEPETETETVEKETLYIESTPQLAMNQQWMFQKQQIAQNVIDQLGLDRVIVQETIDGGGMGPMGGMMGGGMGGADLEEALEDADVDEEEIVEELEDADEE; encoded by the coding sequence ATGAGTGAAGAACAAGAGGCCGACGTGGCCGACGACGAGAACGCGGATGTCGAAGACGAGAGCAACGAGGGACTTCAGCAGGGCGACTTCGTTCGCCTCGACTACACCGCACGCACCGTAGAGGACGGCGACATCGTGGACACGACCGACCCCGAAGTCGCCGAGGAAGAGGGTCTCGACGAGGAAGAGCGCGAGTTCGAGCCGCGAACCATCGTTCTTGGCGAGGGTCACATCTTCGAGAGTGTCGAGGACGCCGTCATCGGCGAGGAGATCGGTCACTCCGGTAACACGACCATCCCCGCCGAGGAGGCCTTCGGCGAGTACGACAACGACGAGGTCCGGACCGTCAGCGCCAACAAGATTCCGGAAGACGACCGCTACCCCGGCGCACACGTCGATGTTGACGGCGAACACGGTCACGTCGAGACCATCATCGGCGGCCGCGCTCGCGTGGACTTCAACCACCCGCTCGCCGGTGAGGACATCGAGTACGACTACGAAATCGTCGGCGAGGTCGAGGACCGCGTCGAGCAGGCCCAGGGCCTCATCTCGATGTACCTCGACGCCGACCTCGACATGTGGATTCAGACCGACGAGGTCGAAGAGGAGACCGTCGTCGAGTCCGACGACGAGGACGAAGACGCTGAACCCGAAACCGAGACCGAGACCGTCGAGAAGGAGACGCTCTACATCGAGAGCACGCCCCAGCTGGCGATGAACCAGCAGTGGATGTTCCAGAAGCAACAGATCGCTCAGAACGTCATCGACCAGCTCGGTCTCGACCGCGTCATCGTTCAGGAGACCATCGACGGCGGCGGCATGGGACCGATGGGCGGCATGATGGGCGGCGGCATGGGCGGCGCTGACCTCGAAGAAGCCCTCGAAGACGCCGACGTTGACGAAGAGGAAATCGTCGAAGAACTCGAAGACGCCGACGAAGAGTAA
- a CDS encoding DUF5518 domain-containing protein translates to MLSLRTLVADLTDESLRTATLVGLASIPFTVALSWDSITLPHEILSNGGINFDATISATAIFFAGAVVGYLYAGRPVEVERASTRAGVVGSAPMMVLVLLALPVVVWHGSSVLRVAIVVLTPLLVVMGAGFCAVVSLLGSILGKWVAEQIGRGRPASVEN, encoded by the coding sequence ATGCTCTCACTTCGAACGCTGGTGGCGGACCTGACCGACGAGTCGTTGCGAACCGCGACGCTCGTCGGTCTCGCTTCGATTCCGTTCACCGTCGCCCTCTCTTGGGACTCCATAACGCTCCCCCACGAGATACTGTCGAACGGCGGAATAAACTTCGACGCGACGATTTCCGCAACGGCCATATTCTTCGCTGGCGCGGTCGTCGGCTACCTCTACGCCGGACGACCGGTGGAGGTCGAACGCGCCAGTACCCGAGCGGGGGTCGTCGGTTCTGCCCCCATGATGGTGCTGGTTCTTTTGGCCCTGCCCGTGGTCGTCTGGCACGGTTCATCGGTCCTACGCGTCGCCATCGTGGTCCTGACCCCGCTCTTGGTCGTCATGGGTGCCGGATTCTGTGCGGTAGTGTCACTTCTCGGGTCGATACTCGGAAAATGGGTGGCCGAGCAAATCGGGCGAGGACGACCGGCCAGCGTCGAGAACTGA
- a CDS encoding elongation factor 1-beta has translation MGKVAAKIKVMPQSPEIDLDELQDRLEESLPEGAKINGFERDEVAFGLVALLPTVIVPDDTGGTEAVEEGFSTVEGVESVEVENVGRI, from the coding sequence ATGGGAAAAGTAGCCGCTAAAATCAAGGTCATGCCGCAAAGCCCCGAAATCGACCTCGACGAGCTTCAGGACCGACTCGAAGAGTCGCTCCCTGAGGGAGCCAAAATCAACGGCTTCGAGCGCGATGAAGTCGCGTTCGGTCTGGTCGCGCTCCTGCCGACCGTCATCGTCCCCGACGACACCGGCGGGACGGAAGCCGTCGAGGAAGGCTTCTCGACCGTCGAGGGCGTCGAGAGCGTCGAAGTCGAGAACGTCGGCCGAATATAA
- the dpsA gene encoding DNA starvation/stationary phase protection protein DpsA, translating into MSQQRQVLQQAGTVEGNAVRFDAEKAEQVVEALNLDLAASVVRYHQLRKHRWTVAGPESGELARFLGEAAAESERHADGLARRIGEIGGVPLSGPAAFERHSRVPFEGEDVYDARTSLANDLDAYGDAIESVSSHIELAESLGDHATGHLLRDHLADLERRASAIDGLLARDSLTEW; encoded by the coding sequence ATGAGCCAACAGCGACAGGTACTCCAGCAGGCGGGCACCGTCGAGGGCAACGCGGTCCGTTTCGACGCCGAGAAAGCCGAACAGGTCGTCGAAGCCCTGAACCTCGATTTGGCGGCGAGCGTCGTCCGCTATCACCAACTTCGCAAGCATCGGTGGACCGTCGCCGGTCCCGAATCGGGCGAACTCGCCCGATTTCTCGGCGAGGCCGCCGCCGAGTCCGAGCGTCACGCCGACGGGCTGGCGCGCCGAATCGGGGAAATCGGCGGCGTCCCCCTGAGCGGTCCCGCCGCGTTCGAGCGCCACAGTCGGGTCCCCTTCGAAGGCGAAGACGTGTACGACGCTCGGACCTCGCTGGCCAACGACCTCGACGCCTACGGCGACGCAATCGAGAGCGTCAGCAGTCACATCGAACTCGCCGAGAGCCTCGGCGACCACGCCACCGGCCACCTGCTTCGGGACCATCTCGCGGACCTCGAACGGCGCGCGAGCGCCATCGACGGCCTGCTCGCGCGTGATTCGCTGACCGAGTGGTGA